A single Streptomyces mirabilis DNA region contains:
- a CDS encoding ATP-binding cassette domain-containing protein, with protein sequence MSSTRAPAVEARQLIKTYPGDVTALSGMDVTVETGTVFGLLGPNGAGKSTTVKILTTLARPDSGTASVAGHDVLRHPDRVRRAIGVVAQNSGADPVATGRENLQLQGRLYGLKGAGLNRRVDELLDRFKLADAARRPVKGYSGGMRRRLDVALGLVHRPEVLFLDEPTTGLDPEARTAVWDEIARLAGDEGLTILLTTHYLEEADRLAERIAIVDRGRVVVEGTPDALKGELRGDAVHVELREALGDAGRTLLNGALTRLPGVREALFDGRRVSVRADDGAATMPALLGVLERAGVGVAAATVARPSLDDVYLRYAGRRYAEAEAEGAENLVLAGGVR encoded by the coding sequence ATGAGCAGTACCCGTGCGCCCGCGGTCGAGGCGCGTCAGCTGATCAAGACCTATCCGGGTGACGTCACCGCGCTCAGCGGCATGGACGTCACCGTCGAGACCGGCACCGTCTTCGGCCTGCTCGGCCCGAACGGCGCCGGCAAGTCCACCACCGTCAAGATCCTCACCACCCTGGCCCGCCCCGACTCGGGCACCGCCTCCGTGGCAGGGCACGACGTGCTGCGCCATCCGGACCGGGTGCGCCGCGCGATCGGCGTCGTCGCCCAGAACTCCGGCGCCGACCCGGTGGCCACCGGCCGGGAGAACCTCCAACTCCAGGGCAGGCTCTACGGCTTGAAGGGTGCGGGGCTGAACCGCCGGGTGGACGAGTTGCTCGACCGCTTCAAGCTCGCCGACGCGGCCAGGCGCCCGGTCAAGGGCTACTCGGGCGGCATGAGGCGCCGACTCGACGTGGCGCTCGGTCTCGTCCACCGCCCCGAGGTGCTCTTCCTCGACGAGCCCACCACCGGACTCGACCCCGAGGCGCGCACCGCGGTGTGGGACGAGATCGCCCGCCTCGCCGGCGACGAGGGGCTGACCATCCTGCTCACCACGCACTACCTGGAGGAGGCCGACCGGCTCGCCGAGCGCATCGCGATCGTCGACCGGGGGCGTGTCGTGGTCGAGGGCACCCCGGACGCCCTGAAGGGCGAACTCCGCGGTGACGCCGTCCACGTGGAACTGCGCGAAGCCCTGGGGGACGCCGGCCGTACGCTGCTGAACGGCGCCCTCACCAGGTTGCCGGGCGTGCGCGAGGCGCTGTTCGACGGCCGCCGTGTCAGTGTCCGCGCCGATGACGGGGCCGCCACGATGCCCGCCCTGCTCGGGGTGCTGGAGCGGGCCGGGGTCGGGGTCGCCGCCGCGACCGTCGCCCGCCCCTCGCTCGACGACGTCTACCTCCGCTACGCGGGCCGCCGTTACGCGGAGGCGGAAGCGGAAGGCGCCGAGAACCTCGTCCTCGCCGGAGGTGTCCGATGA
- a CDS encoding PadR family transcriptional regulator has protein sequence MATKRRKLSNPLALAVMVLLTEKPMHPYEIAQTLRRRGKDTSLKINYGSLYTVVQNLEKHGFVEVAEVQRQGNRPERTLYGITDAGRAEATEWLSDLLAVPAEEYPIFEAALSLMGVLHPDEVARLLGERLNMLEVRAASMRGGLEKLNETLPRLFLIESEFKLHMIEAEAEWVRGFLAEVTAGTFPGVKEWRSFSETGEVPEEYLKLETGEVERP, from the coding sequence ATGGCGACGAAACGCCGCAAGCTGAGCAATCCGCTGGCGCTCGCGGTCATGGTGCTGCTCACCGAGAAGCCGATGCATCCGTACGAGATCGCCCAGACCCTGCGCCGACGGGGCAAGGACACCAGCCTGAAGATCAACTACGGCTCGCTCTACACCGTCGTCCAGAACCTGGAGAAGCACGGCTTCGTCGAGGTCGCGGAGGTGCAGCGACAGGGCAACCGCCCCGAGCGCACGCTGTACGGCATCACGGACGCCGGACGTGCGGAGGCCACCGAGTGGCTGTCGGACCTGCTCGCCGTCCCGGCGGAGGAGTATCCGATCTTCGAGGCCGCGCTCTCACTGATGGGCGTGCTCCATCCCGACGAGGTGGCACGCCTGTTGGGGGAGCGGCTCAACATGCTGGAGGTGCGGGCCGCGAGTATGCGAGGCGGCCTGGAGAAGCTCAACGAGACGCTGCCCCGGCTCTTCCTGATCGAGTCCGAGTTCAAGCTGCACATGATCGAGGCGGAGGCGGAATGGGTCCGCGGCTTCCTGGCGGAGGTCACGGCGGGCACGTTTCCGGGCGTCAAGGAGTGGCGGTCCTTCAGCGAGACGGGGGAGGTCCCCGAGGAGTACCTGAAGCTGGAAACCGGTGAGGTCGAAAGACCGTAG
- a CDS encoding RluA family pseudouridine synthase yields the protein MRRRPRIPPSPLPQREGVDPVRVRLPRDGGWATVREHLVERLAAGAGVIDGMFGDGLIVGADGRPVAPDAAYEPGMFVWFHRELPDEEPVPFALDVVYRDEHIVVADKPHFLATTPRGGHVTETALARLRRELGLPTLGAAHRLDRLTAGLVLFTVRPEERGAYQTLFRDRLVRKEYEAVAPYDAGLALPRTLISRIVKERGVLAAREVAGEPNALTQVELTDHREGLGRYRLLPSTGQTHQLRVHMNALGVPILGDPLYPVVTGPVPAGDFRRPLQLLARVLEFTDPVTGRAHRFVSGRVLRAWSSYDDWAQGA from the coding sequence GTGAGACGCAGACCCCGGATCCCACCCTCCCCCCTGCCGCAGCGCGAGGGAGTCGACCCCGTACGGGTCAGGCTGCCGCGGGACGGGGGGTGGGCCACCGTGCGGGAGCATCTGGTGGAGCGGCTCGCGGCGGGGGCCGGGGTGATCGACGGGATGTTCGGGGACGGGCTGATCGTCGGCGCCGACGGACGGCCGGTGGCGCCCGACGCGGCCTACGAGCCGGGGATGTTCGTGTGGTTCCACCGGGAGCTGCCCGACGAGGAACCGGTGCCGTTCGCCCTCGACGTGGTGTACCGCGACGAGCACATCGTCGTCGCCGACAAGCCGCACTTCCTCGCCACCACCCCGCGCGGAGGCCACGTCACCGAGACCGCGCTGGCCCGGCTGCGGCGGGAGCTCGGCCTGCCGACGCTCGGCGCCGCGCACCGGCTCGACCGCCTCACCGCCGGGCTCGTGCTGTTCACCGTGCGACCCGAGGAGCGCGGCGCCTACCAGACGCTGTTCCGCGACCGGCTGGTCCGCAAGGAGTACGAGGCGGTGGCCCCGTACGACGCGGGGCTCGCGCTGCCGCGGACGCTCATCAGCCGGATCGTGAAGGAGCGCGGGGTGCTGGCCGCGCGCGAGGTGGCGGGCGAGCCGAACGCCCTCACGCAGGTCGAACTCACCGACCACCGCGAGGGACTCGGGCGCTACCGCCTGCTGCCGAGCACCGGGCAGACCCATCAACTGCGTGTGCACATGAACGCGTTGGGTGTGCCGATCCTCGGCGATCCGCTCTACCCGGTGGTGACCGGCCCCGTGCCGGCCGGCGACTTCCGGCGTCCGCTCCAACTGCTCGCGCGGGTGCTGGAGTTCACCGATCCGGTCACGGGACGCGCGCACCGGTTCGTCAGTGGGCGGGTGCTGCGGGCCTGGTCCTCCTACGACGACTGGGCCCAGGGGGCCTGA
- a CDS encoding ABC transporter permease, protein MSTAVSQTWYMTQRQLMVFARQPAYAIITLIQPVIWLFLFGNLFKKVVELGGFGTTSYLDYLVPGVVVMSALSSNMWAGMGTLDEIQRGTLDRFLTTPVSRAALMNGNVVNNGLITALQSVIIVLLGLLGGADYPGGIGGIAILIVASVLLGTVFGALSNALGMLVRERESIIGINTFLLLPLTFLSSAFMAPSQMPGWMRHIADFNPLNWAMVAGRSAMSEHPDWGVVLGRSGALLALAVAAVWLSIRTFRSYQRSV, encoded by the coding sequence ATGAGTACCGCCGTCTCCCAGACCTGGTACATGACCCAGCGTCAGCTGATGGTGTTCGCACGTCAGCCCGCCTACGCGATCATCACCCTGATCCAGCCGGTGATCTGGCTGTTCCTGTTCGGCAACCTCTTCAAGAAGGTCGTCGAACTCGGAGGCTTCGGCACCACCTCGTATCTGGACTACCTCGTCCCGGGCGTGGTCGTGATGAGCGCGCTCAGCTCCAACATGTGGGCGGGCATGGGCACGCTCGACGAGATCCAGCGCGGCACCCTCGACCGCTTCCTGACCACGCCCGTCAGCCGGGCCGCCCTGATGAACGGCAACGTCGTCAACAACGGCCTGATCACCGCCCTGCAGTCGGTCATCATCGTGCTGCTCGGCCTGCTGGGCGGCGCGGACTACCCGGGCGGCATCGGCGGTATCGCGATCCTGATCGTCGCCTCGGTCCTGCTCGGCACGGTCTTCGGGGCGCTGTCCAACGCGCTGGGCATGCTGGTCCGGGAGCGGGAGTCGATCATCGGCATCAACACGTTCCTGCTGCTGCCGCTGACCTTCCTCTCCTCGGCCTTCATGGCCCCGTCCCAGATGCCGGGCTGGATGCGGCACATCGCCGACTTCAATCCGCTCAACTGGGCGATGGTGGCGGGGCGGTCGGCGATGTCCGAGCACCCCGACTGGGGTGTCGTGCTCGGCCGCTCGGGGGCGCTGCTCGCGTTGGCCGTGGCGGCGGTGTGGCTGTCGATCCGCACGTTCAGGTCGTACCAGCGTTCCGTGTGA
- a CDS encoding siderophore-interacting protein produces the protein MAERPARRSRKPHSAHVVRTERLTPHMQRVVLGGEGLAEFTAGTSTDHYVKLLFAPGGVTYPEPFDMERIREELPRAQWPVTRTYTVRAWDPELRELTLDFVVHGDEGLAGPWAARVQPGEVVRFMGPGGAYAPDASADWHLLAGDESALPAISAALEALPEGAVARAFVEISGHKEQQKIDSDVEVVWLHRGDRPLGEALVEAVRALDFPAGRVHAFVHGEAGFVKELRRLLRVEREIPREDLSISGYWRLGHNEDGWQASKRDWNAQVEAEQEATASAAS, from the coding sequence ATGGCAGAGCGTCCGGCACGCAGGTCCAGGAAGCCCCACTCCGCGCACGTCGTGCGGACCGAGCGGTTGACCCCCCACATGCAGCGTGTCGTGCTGGGCGGCGAGGGCCTCGCCGAGTTCACCGCGGGTACCAGCACCGACCACTATGTGAAGTTGCTGTTCGCCCCGGGGGGTGTCACCTACCCCGAGCCCTTCGACATGGAGCGGATCCGCGAGGAACTCCCGCGCGCGCAGTGGCCGGTGACCCGGACGTACACCGTGCGTGCCTGGGACCCCGAACTGCGCGAGCTGACGCTCGACTTCGTGGTGCACGGCGACGAGGGCCTGGCCGGGCCGTGGGCGGCGCGCGTCCAGCCGGGCGAGGTCGTGCGGTTCATGGGTCCGGGTGGCGCATACGCGCCCGACGCGAGCGCCGACTGGCATCTGCTCGCCGGTGACGAGAGCGCACTGCCCGCGATCAGTGCCGCCCTGGAGGCACTGCCGGAGGGCGCCGTGGCCCGCGCCTTCGTGGAGATCTCCGGGCACAAGGAGCAGCAGAAGATCGACTCCGACGTGGAGGTCGTCTGGCTGCACCGCGGGGACCGGCCGCTCGGCGAGGCCCTGGTGGAGGCCGTCCGCGCCCTCGACTTCCCGGCGGGACGGGTGCACGCGTTCGTGCACGGCGAGGCGGGCTTCGTGAAGGAGCTGCGTCGGCTGCTGCGGGTCGAGCGCGAGATTCCGCGCGAGGACCTGTCGATCTCCGGCTACTGGCGTCTTGGGCACAACGAGGACGGCTGGCAGGCGTCCAAGCGGGACTGGAACGCGCAGGTGGAGGCGGAGCAGGAGGCGACCGCGTCGGCCGCCTCCTGA
- a CDS encoding quaternary amine ABC transporter ATP-binding protein yields the protein MSSRLEAEHLYKVFGRRPDAAAERLRQGADREELRADGTTAAVIDASFTVEPGQIFVVMGLSGSGKSTLLRMLNGLLEPTAGQVRFDGQDLTALSARALREVRSKKISMVFQHFALFPHRSVLENAAYGLEVQGVPSAERKERATRALELAGLAGWEKSWPDELSGGMQQRVGLARALATDADLLLMDESFSALDPLIRRDMQDQLIELQKKLKKTIVFITHDLNEAMRLGDRIAVMRDGRIVQTGTAEDILVRPANDYVASFTQDVDRSRVLTAGAVMDTDVRGDEADCDCETATPDTPFVDLCAISARLTHPVAVLDERRELVGVVHPRRLVAFLGDEQGTPERCASPRDEAVTAGA from the coding sequence GTGTCATCCAGGCTTGAGGCCGAGCATTTGTACAAGGTGTTCGGGAGACGACCCGACGCCGCGGCGGAGCGGCTCCGCCAGGGAGCCGACCGCGAGGAACTGCGCGCCGACGGCACCACGGCTGCCGTGATCGACGCCTCCTTCACGGTGGAACCCGGCCAGATCTTCGTCGTCATGGGCCTGTCCGGATCCGGCAAGTCCACCCTCCTGCGCATGCTCAACGGACTCCTGGAGCCCACCGCGGGCCAGGTGCGTTTCGACGGTCAGGACCTGACCGCGCTCAGCGCCCGCGCGCTGCGCGAGGTCCGCTCGAAGAAGATCAGCATGGTCTTCCAGCACTTCGCGCTCTTCCCGCACCGCAGCGTCCTGGAGAACGCGGCCTACGGCCTGGAGGTCCAGGGCGTGCCGAGCGCCGAGCGCAAGGAACGCGCCACCAGGGCACTGGAGCTGGCCGGGCTCGCCGGCTGGGAGAAGTCCTGGCCCGACGAGCTGTCCGGCGGTATGCAGCAGCGCGTCGGACTCGCCCGCGCGCTCGCCACCGACGCCGATCTGCTGCTGATGGACGAGTCGTTCAGCGCGCTGGACCCGCTGATCCGCCGTGACATGCAGGACCAGTTGATCGAGCTCCAGAAGAAGCTCAAGAAGACCATCGTCTTCATCACCCACGACCTCAACGAGGCGATGCGCCTCGGGGACCGGATCGCCGTCATGCGCGACGGCCGCATCGTCCAGACCGGCACCGCCGAGGACATCCTCGTCCGTCCCGCGAACGACTACGTCGCCTCCTTCACCCAGGACGTCGACCGCTCCCGGGTCCTGACCGCCGGAGCCGTCATGGACACCGACGTGCGCGGCGACGAGGCGGACTGCGACTGCGAGACCGCCACGCCCGACACCCCCTTCGTGGACCTCTGCGCGATCAGCGCCCGCCTCACGCACCCGGTGGCGGTACTGGACGAGCGACGCGAACTCGTCGGCGTCGTCCACCCGCGGCGCCTCGTCGCCTTCCTCGGCGACGAGCAGGGGACCCCCGAACGCTGTGCCAGTCCTCGGGACGAGGCGGTGACGGCCGGTGCCTAG
- a CDS encoding 5'-3' exonuclease: MRGVTRRLMLLDTASLYFRAYFGVPDSVRAPDGTPVNAVRGLLDFIDRLVKDHRPDDLVACMDADWRPQWRVDLIPSYKAHRVAVETEAGRPDEEEVPDTLSPQVPVIEEVLDALGIARVGVEGYEADDVIGTFTGRADGPVDIVTGDRDLYQLVDDKRGVRVLYPLKGVGTLQLTDETWLREKYGVDGSGYADLALLRGDPSDGLPGVPGIGEKTAAKLLDQFGDLAAIMAAVDDPKAKLTPSQRKRLDESRPYVAVAPKVVRVAGDVPLPDVDTALPHAPRDPAALEGLAARWGLGGSLQRLLTTLGE; encoded by the coding sequence ATGCGAGGCGTGACCAGACGCCTGATGCTGCTCGACACCGCTTCCCTGTACTTCCGGGCCTACTTCGGGGTCCCCGACTCGGTGAGGGCCCCGGACGGCACGCCCGTGAACGCCGTGCGCGGGCTGCTCGACTTCATCGACCGGCTGGTCAAGGACCACCGCCCCGACGATCTGGTGGCCTGCATGGACGCGGACTGGCGCCCGCAGTGGCGGGTCGACCTGATCCCCTCGTACAAGGCGCATCGCGTCGCCGTGGAGACCGAGGCCGGCCGGCCGGACGAGGAGGAGGTGCCGGACACGCTCTCCCCGCAGGTGCCGGTCATCGAGGAGGTCCTCGACGCGCTAGGCATCGCGCGCGTGGGGGTCGAGGGGTACGAGGCGGACGATGTGATCGGCACCTTCACGGGGCGCGCCGACGGCCCGGTCGACATCGTCACCGGCGACCGCGACCTCTACCAACTCGTCGACGACAAGCGGGGGGTGCGCGTCCTGTACCCCCTCAAGGGTGTGGGCACGCTCCAGCTCACCGATGAGACCTGGCTGCGCGAGAAGTACGGGGTCGACGGCTCCGGATACGCGGATCTGGCGCTGCTGCGCGGCGACCCGAGCGACGGTCTGCCGGGGGTGCCGGGGATCGGTGAGAAGACGGCGGCCAAGCTGCTCGACCAGTTCGGCGACCTGGCCGCGATCATGGCGGCGGTCGACGACCCGAAGGCGAAGCTGACGCCTTCTCAGCGCAAGCGGCTCGACGAGTCGCGGCCGTATGTCGCGGTCGCGCCCAAGGTCGTGCGGGTCGCCGGTGACGTTCCCCTGCCGGACGTCGACACGGCGTTGCCGCACGCGCCGCGCGACCCGGCCGCGCTGGAAGGACTGGCCGCGCGCTGGGGTCTGGGCGGATCGCTGCAGCGGTTGCTCACCACACTCGGCGAGTGA
- a CDS encoding amino acid permease, translating to MTTTAPSDVRPDPPESSGDRSLAEFGYGQELHRSLGRYASFAAGFSFISVLTTVFQFFAFGYAFGGPVFFWTWPAVLVGQLTVAACFAELAARYPISGAIYQWSSRLSNLSFGWFAGWIMVIGQIVVVAAAALALQMVLPAIWSGFQLVGRDPAPTSPDGAANAAVLGVILLVLTTLVNVIDNRVMSMINRIGVTAEIIGAVLIIVLLLTHSERSPGITFHTGQGSTGLFGALMVGSFMAAYVMIGFDSAGEMSEETHDPRRTAPRTILTALGAAGLLGGLIVLGGLLAAPSLTDGRLGVDGLSYVLTSSLGDGVGRALLADVVVAIAVATLAIQTAACRMLFSMARDHQLPFSGRLSKVNPRTGMPSAPALVVGVLAAALLLLNFASPDAFLAIGTTCIVMLYLAYAMVTGPLLVRRLRGEFTADGTDERGAPLFSLGRWGVPVNAIALVYGLFMTVNLAWPRAAVYDPAGRHWYFQWFTVLFLGLTLVAGAAYRAYRARTPVAGTPEVVPASYA from the coding sequence GTGACCACCACCGCCCCCTCCGACGTACGCCCCGACCCTCCGGAGTCCTCCGGCGACCGCTCCCTGGCCGAGTTCGGCTACGGCCAGGAGCTGCACCGCAGCCTCGGCAGGTACGCCTCGTTCGCCGCCGGCTTCTCCTTCATCTCCGTCCTGACGACCGTCTTCCAGTTCTTCGCCTTCGGGTACGCGTTCGGCGGTCCCGTCTTCTTCTGGACCTGGCCAGCCGTGCTGGTGGGCCAGTTGACGGTCGCCGCCTGCTTCGCGGAGCTGGCCGCGCGCTATCCGATCTCGGGCGCGATCTACCAGTGGTCCTCGCGCCTGTCGAACCTCTCCTTCGGCTGGTTCGCCGGCTGGATCATGGTGATCGGGCAGATCGTGGTGGTCGCGGCGGCGGCGCTCGCGCTGCAGATGGTGCTGCCCGCGATCTGGTCCGGCTTCCAGCTGGTCGGCAGAGATCCGGCCCCCACCAGCCCCGACGGCGCTGCCAACGCGGCGGTCCTCGGCGTGATCCTGCTCGTGCTGACCACGCTGGTGAACGTCATCGACAACCGGGTGATGTCGATGATCAACCGGATCGGTGTCACGGCCGAGATCATCGGCGCCGTCCTGATCATCGTGCTCCTGCTCACCCACTCCGAGCGCTCCCCCGGCATCACCTTCCACACCGGCCAGGGCAGCACCGGCCTGTTCGGGGCGCTGATGGTGGGCTCGTTCATGGCCGCGTACGTCATGATCGGCTTCGACAGCGCCGGTGAGATGAGCGAGGAGACCCACGACCCGCGCCGCACCGCGCCCCGCACGATCCTCACCGCGCTCGGCGCGGCGGGTCTGCTCGGCGGTCTCATCGTGCTCGGCGGTCTGCTCGCGGCGCCCAGCCTCACCGACGGCCGTCTCGGCGTCGACGGTCTGAGCTACGTCCTGACCAGCAGCCTCGGCGACGGGGTCGGCCGCGCGCTGCTCGCCGACGTCGTGGTGGCCATCGCGGTGGCGACCCTGGCGATCCAGACCGCCGCCTGCCGCATGCTCTTCTCGATGGCCCGCGACCACCAGCTCCCCTTCTCCGGCCGCCTCTCCAAGGTCAACCCGCGCACCGGTATGCCGAGCGCCCCCGCCCTGGTCGTCGGCGTCCTCGCCGCCGCCCTGCTGCTGCTCAACTTCGCCTCCCCGGACGCCTTCCTGGCGATCGGCACCACCTGCATCGTGATGCTGTACCTGGCGTACGCGATGGTGACCGGTCCGCTGCTGGTCCGCCGGCTGCGCGGGGAGTTCACCGCCGACGGCACCGACGAGAGGGGCGCCCCGCTCTTCTCGCTGGGCCGCTGGGGCGTCCCCGTCAACGCGATCGCCCTCGTCTACGGCCTCTTCATGACCGTCAACCTCGCCTGGCCGCGCGCGGCGGTGTACGACCCGGCGGGCAGGCACTGGTACTTCCAGTGGTTCACGGTGCTGTTCCTGGGCCTGACCCTGGTCGCGGGCGCCGCCTACCGGGCCTACCGGGCGCGGACACCGGTGGCCGGGACTCCCGAGGTGGTCCCGGCCTCGTACGCCTGA